caaccaaaaaatttatcgatGCCCACAGTTGATGTTTTAAATTTCCGCATTAGGCCTTCAACATCCTGTGAAAGAATGTCTTTGGTATAGTccagaaacattttcatatttattgtGGGTGCCTTACAAAGTATGACGCCAAAAAATCGTTGGTACCGTAAAGGAAATGAATCCTTACAGCAACGTTCGATAGATGATAGGAAGGAGGTGTTGTCTGATTATAGACTTCCAGATTTCCAAGATGTTTGTGATCATACTGAAGGAATCGAGCTAAAATGAAGGCGCTTGAAATCAAAtacttttcgaaaaatcacATCGACTTTACTTCCTCCGGCTTTGATTATTTGTCCATAATGAATCAATTGCTTGTAACTGacactgaaaaaaaatgatcacAACAATTGGTACATTAGAGATTTAAGTAGATTTAAACAAGTTTATTGATTCTAAATAATGGTGAAcgtacaacaaattttttaacgaaaactcTACTCACCTGTTCGGAAAGTGATCGAAAAGTTTCGGATCGATAAAAAGGTcctaataaaacaaaatcgtaAATGCAATAacaatttgcaataaaaaagtgttcattttACATCGTTCCATTGAAATGTGGGTCCAGCAGTAGCGAACACGTAATCTTTACACATTTGATATGATGGCGACGATTTACTGCAGAAAAAACTTAAAAGTTTACGAAAAGCTGGGCTTCCTGGAAACATCTCGCCTGTTTCCATAGATTCTACAGCTCGCTagatttttatataaaaaaaattatttctgatTTCAACCAAAccatatttttccaaacacCTCGATTTGATCGGCAAAGGAAGAAACGGTTCTGAAGAACACCCCGCTATGTTTTAGGAACACTATTGGGCACATTAAATGCAATgtgattattttttcattgtaTTGTGGTAGCATGGATAGCATTGCCATTACGACAGTAGTTCCTTGGGAATGTcctaaatttgaatcgaaagGAAATGCGACTTGAGTGTTAAAAGATCTTCCGAGAATGTCGCTTTGAGCTAGCAGCTTACCAACGTAATGCAGGGCACTCTGATTGGTTGTCATCAAAATATGATCAATTACTGTAGGAAGGTCATATTTGGCCATTTCATGGAAGCTGAAATTCCAATACGGAGTACTGTTCGATGCCAAAAATTTGTGATCTTTAGAGAACTCGTTGCCGCGGGAATTAGCTAACCAAACGTCGAACCCATTATCCGCCAGAAAGTAAGCTAACAGATTTAAATGTTCACGTTAAACAAAGGATTATGAACGGCAATTGAGTAATAGAAGAGGGCTCGCAGTCGTAATATTTAAGTCTTCTTTCTATGGTATTCAAAGTTTAAAGTTTTCACGGACACGGTAAGCCTAATTGACTTGATTTAACATAAACTTTTTTGAGCTAATACAATTTTGATAGTCGGTCCCGAAAACCGATAAAAAAGCAGTCCGTAAAAACGTTAGAAAATCATGTGCTTACCTAATGAACTACTTCGCCCGGTAACAATGAATTCGGCTGCTGAACAATATAAGCCATGCATTAACAATGCGACTTTTGGAGTCGGCTCCCTGGTTGGAATCCGATGTAAACCCAAAATATAATTGTCTTCTGTTACGACAGTGTGTAGTTCTGCTGGATAACCAgaattttcaatcatttttgtcTGAAATAGAAATACTGATCCACTCGCAGCAAATTTACACATTGTCGACTTTTGCTTACGATATCATCCTGGgctacaattaaattgcaataaatgaaaaactgtGCTATTACGACCAGCAACATTTTCGTGCAGATTGTCACCAAATACTAATTCTAAACACGTACCGGTTGTGACAATAAATACTTTGTAACTTTAAAGCTCATCAGTGGCATCATACAGTATCAGTCATCAAATCAGTAACATCATCACACTTATACggcaattttgaatattttatgtggCTAGTCAGATCCGCTATTATTATCggaaaacaataatttcgGATAATTgtgagcaattttttttagatgatgaACATTGATGGTTTCAACGAATTTCGGTTCATTAAATTGGCGAGGCAGGGCAAAGTTTATTTCAGTTGTGTTATCAATTTGAAGCCGTAATGTACGTTAAACTTTTCGTTCTTTTCCTCATTTATGTTTCCATCGGAGGCAGTAATACGCAAAATGTTACTTCAGATCCGGATCCCATAGTATGTACACTTGAATATAGAAAGATAAGATTCAAATTCTTCTTTGCCCACAGCTGAGCATCATCAAGAGGGATGGCTACCCAGCCGAGTCTTATGAAGTTACGACGAAAGATGGTGCGTTTCCAGTTTATcgtacaaaattgaattatattgCAAATGCTTGTCCGTTCTCTAAATTTAGGCTATATCATAAGTCTACATCGTATCCCTCCTAAAATGCAAACATCTAAAGTTGTATTCCTTATGCATGGAATGTACGTCTCAGCTGTAGATTTTCTAATCTTGGGACCGTATCAAAATAAGGCATTAGGTGAGGAATCCTTATTTATGATGCACTCTTCCTGCCCAGCCATTAGTGTGAAACCGCGCCGGCTTGTGCTTTCTAACTTTCTATCTATTTCTGATTGAGTTTGTTTTTTCAGCGTATACGTTAGCCGATGCTGGGTATGATGTGTGGCTCGGTAACACACGCGGAAATAAGTTCTCGAAAAAGCATTCCACTATCACACCAAATGATGACGAATACTGGGAATTTAGTTGGAATGAGATCGGTACCTTCGATTTACCAGCATATATTGATCACATTCTTGTAAAAACAGGACAGAAATCATTGCATTATGTTGGGCATTCTCAGGGAACCACAGTATTCTTCGTTATGCTCTCTGTATTCCCAGAATACAACGAAAAGATTCGAACATTCCATGGGATAGGACCAGTTTTGAAAATAAAGCATCCTTCTCCTTTAGCACAGTTTCTCGGTAAGTCAAACCTGAAATCCGAAAGTATCTTGTTGTATtgtaatggaaaaatttgtattttagcTAATAACGCAGATGAGATTGAGGTACTTTACCATTGATAcgagaaaatccatttcccTTTTTACTCTTAATTCGTTATTGTATAGGAAGCTTTAACAATGTTTAACATAGTCGAAATGCCTATCGGTATGAGTGAAGCAGAAAATGGAGCCACTATGTTTTGTAAAGACGGAACACCTTTTGCATCCCTGTGTGGTAATTTACTTTTCGCATTGGTGGGGAAAAATCGTCCACAATTCAATGGGGTCTGAtaatgaatttcaagtgatttTCCACGTTCATCTATGAAATGTTTGTCAATCTTTTCAGACCCTACTTGGGCCAATTTTGAAACACACCCCAGCAGGAATGAGCTACAGACAATTGAATCATTACTTGCAGTTGATTAATTCGAAGAAATTTCAGTTCTACGAttacaaaagtgaagacaacTTAATGAAATACAAGTCTGCTACACCACCGGAATACGAAACATCAAACATTAAagttaaaatgcaaattttataCGGAACACATGACTTGTTGAGTACACCACAGGTACGTTCGCCAAATGGATGACCTTATAATGATCACCATTTCAAACTATCGTTATCTGCAGGATGTTGAagatttaattgaatatttcggCCAGCATGTAATCGATGTGGTCAAACTTAACGATTGGAATCATGTAGATTTTGTCTACGGCAAAGAGGCCAATAAAATGGtctatcaaaaaataattgaagtcATGGGGAAGTATTAGTGTTAATGTGCCATGCACAGGTTTCTTTTTAGGATTTTTGGTTTGTTGATGATTTTATAATTGGCATGGTAGTACCGCATTAAATAGATTTCTTATCTTTAAATTATTGTGTTTGAGTAACAGATGGCAAGGATatcaccaataatttttttaaaatttttttttaaatgatttacaCTCTGATTTTGCTAGATAAGCAGCATCACGAGATGCAAATAcgtagaaaaacaaaaaagatagACAGTCgtcttttagaaacggctagtCGTCTGTTGTCGACAGAGGAGAACTGAAGTAGTTCCAACCTTCTTTTAATTCCATTATTCCATTGGTCCACGGTTGGATTGaacaaaagttaaataaagtcgcgacaccacctctgattttttttcatgttcttattgagggactcgagtactataaggaaccacattcagttcgcaaaattttccagccgtttcggagaaccggcactcatggccgtgcgggaccgacgcacagtgttttttttgtaaggcTCCGGGGCGGAACATTTTTCTCTGGCAAAAAGTAACGTATCTCGATAATTTTGGGTTCTATGTCTTCAGAATAGAATTGGGAACAAtcgtgtttttttattttggtccGTTAAATTTGTGTTCCCAGGGATTAAGGAAGTAAAAGTTCCTAGACTATCGAAAACTTTcctattcaatttttcagttttaaaatcACATAAAGTGAGGGTAGGTCGTCTCTACTCAATGAGTAACGAAGTTTAACAGATTTAGGAAGGTATAAGTACGTTAGGAcacgtttttcctaaattctAGAAGCGAAAATAGACAATCTCTGTGGAAGCACTGGCAGCTATAGAAAAGCGATCTGATACTCAAACTAATTGTTCGGAAAGCTATTACTAGAGTCAAGTGACCATTTATCcattaatttttgcgtataTACAAGCATGCTTCCTCAAGTACTTCAACTGGGAATAATGAATCAGTAttcccagttctagaattCAAGGAACTAAGATGCTATGAACttgcaaattaattcaaatgtcTTTATTTACCTCCTAAAATAATTTCGTGAAgaaagaattctgggatcagGTTGTCTTCCCattcccagttctagaactcaAGGAACTAAGATGCTATGAACttgaaaattaatggaaattttgttactCACCTCCCAAAATGATTTCGTGAAgaaagaattctgggatcaaGTTGTCTTCCCATTTCCAGTTCTAGAACTCAAGGAACTAAGTTGTCTTTCCattcccagttctagaactcaAGTAACTAAGATGATATGAACTTCcaaatttatggaaatgtttttattcacCTCCCAAAATGATTTCGTGAAGAAAGAATTCTGGGACCAAGTTGTCTTCCCAttcccagttctagaattCTAGGAACTAAGATGCTacaaactttaaaattaatgaaaatttggttATTCACCTCCCAAAATGGTTCGGTGAAGAAAGAATTCTGGAATGAAATCTTTCCATTATCAATCCTATAATTTGGGAATGGggattttttcaaatgaagCGAACAAAGTAATTCTTACAATGATAATGAACTTTGACATCTAAGTTtctttgttaaaatttgtattaattttttttgttgattttttataattaatcgttcgtcaaaataaaaaaattaattattccaGCTTATGTCACAGTTATTGTTgtattttttacaattaatcGATCGtcagaataaaaaattatttagtccagtttttgtgttataatttttagttttttacaATTCATTAATAGTCAAAAATCCAGtttaattctaattttttggtattgtcagttatttttttacaattaatcgatcgtcaaaaaaaaattaaattcttcagTGATCATTACTTTACCGTTACCGTTAAACATCAAGTTCAGTGCATTATTTAGtagacaaaataaataaatttagtaCACAGAACGAATTTGTTGATCAGTTCGATGAATCGGTTTCATTATCATCTTCTTCGACGAACAATTCGTCCTGTTCGGAGTCATAATCAAAGCATTTTTTTGGATAAAACGTACGCAAAGAGCTGATGACTGGATCTGAGGATATTAAAAGCCAATGCAAAATATCCTCATTCGTGTTCTTTCTTGAGTTTTTCCTGGAATTATTTTGGCGAGCATTTCGGAAATCCTTATTCCTGGCTTCTTGAGCCTCCTCCGAAAAAATTCCGATCGGTAAATCGAAATGATTCATAAGATCTGCACCATGAATCAAAACCTTATGGACTGATGGTGGCATGAAGTACCACCGATAAAGATGTATGTAAAGCTGCGCAGTCTCATAGGCATAATATCTAAATTTTGGTATATCAACTGCTTTATTGCTGTTGACTGCAATTAAAATAGTCCGAAATCGTCTGATTAATTCTTCGTCGACACCAGTCGTCTTTGCAGCAAATTCACAGTCTGCCCCAAAAAATTACGCATTAAGACTATGAAATGAAATCACTAAAAACTAATCTACCTTCAAAAAAACGCCTTGCAGTGTTTCCGTCATTTGAGTTGCCTGAACCTTGCTTGACCTTATCAATAAGCAGCCCTATCGAggataaaataaaagtgttttatttttcaattcgcATTTATCAATGATAAATTATCAACTCTAATTCCGCGATGGTTGTCCACAACATTTGCAAAGCTTTTGACATAGAAAAGAATATAAGAACCAATACAACAAGTTGAAAATACTATTGATCGAATGCATAAAATAGAAGTACACAAGTGAATGAAGTTattaatgaaagaaaattaaagttgTTACAATAGAGTCAGTGTGAGTATACAAAAACGAGGTGTGCAATGAATTTGTAACAAAGAGTTGATGCTTAAGCATAGGTCGTACCATTGCACTGTCTTCAAATTatggaaataacaaaaaaaatcgttccaGTTGTTAAACTGTAATTTCGCGTATATTGCACAAATTTACATTGAACGATTCCTTTGCTATTTCCAGTATTTGAAGAAAGAGTAATGGTGCGAACAATgaagaatttcgaaaaaaatttgcgtaGTCAACCATGCAGCGAGTGATGTTATTTATCAAAAGTGACATCAAAATCGCGATAAATGTCTCATTTGTAAGTGGACTACGTATATTTTAGGTTTAAGACAATTAATTACCTTTTGCTTCTTTGAAAGTCTTTTGTATTGCATCTTTTCGTTTCTCTGCAATGTCTTTATGTTCTTGCGTACATATAGATCTCTTTTTAAACGGTATCCTGTACGCAATATGGATTATACACTCGAAAAATCGTATCCAGCAATGAAGAGACGATATTCCGAAACGGTAATTCTCTACAATACATTCTTTCCTTGCTATTTTATCCAGGTCGTTCATTTCCGATGGCAAGGCAAAGCATACATTGCACGATTCTGTTGAGCCATTCGTCAGATGAGTTATAGATTTTCCATCGAACATTGAACTGTGTAGTTTGTGGTGAATGGATATGGTTTGATCTTTACCGGTAACGATATTGGTAAGCTGCAACGCGTTAATTTGTTCGTCGATGAAATTATagttttcgatgtttttgtcTTTGCTCTCTTTGGCGAAATCGAACCGAATTGGTCTACAAAGGCGAGTCGAGGACGGATGAgcatttttccataaaactTTCGATTGTGATGCTATTTGTAATGGAATCATCGAAATCATTACAATGGACTCATCTGAAGGATTTTCGTAATCACATTGATACACCTGCTTGTAAAGACTTTGCCCAGATGCACCATCGAATCCCCATTTGTAAGTAGCAACCAGTTCATCGTGCATTTTTCCGGTGAAATCTATTTCACATGTTTTTATAATTCTGGTCATAGTGTGGTCCAATAAAGATTGTAATTCAATGTTAGCTCCCAGTTCTGTTACATCCACGGTTTCATACGGTGGATAACAATCTTTTTTCGCGTCGAAGACTTTTTTATAAGGAGGATAAATGTCAGCGTTTCTTTCTTTCGATTGACTATGAAGTAGATCATATTGATATTTAGTCAATTTCAGATCGATCATTAGCGCCAAGGCTTCTTCTGGTGTATACTTCaccattttggaaaaattgcctcgaactatttttaaaatgaGTTCTTTCGAATCCGAATCGAGTTTCTCCAGGCCCTTCACAATTTCGGCATCAATTTTACTCTCATCACGCAATGTTTGCAGGTAGGCGCTTTCGATTTCCtctttacttttattttgtctAATCTCTTCAATTCGTCTTCTCTTCGTACGCGCAGAGCATTCATCGAAATTCTTTTTACATCTTTGTTGGCTACTCGGATTTTGTAAGAAGAAATCTTGTTGTAGCCAGTCTGCATATTGAGACTGAAAGTGTTTTATGCGAAACTTGCTCTTCTTCTTCCATCTCGTATCATGATTTATAATGAATTGATCGACTTGCCttttatacaacaaaaaagtgtCTTCATTCAACATGAACTTCAGCCTTACGAAATTATAGAAACTTTCTTTGTCAGACGACTGTCTAAGTTTTTCACTCAATATTGAAAAAGGAACTGAAGCAGTCATTTTAGATTTATACCcgaaattaaacttttattttatcgaTCAAAGAACTAATGtctatttttgattgaagtaaTACGATTTTTGGCAAAGGCTACTGCTTTCTAGTAAAATACGTAAATGGTCAATATGAACTTGAGAAATAGGTATTAACGTATCAAGGAGaaataaaagtgatttttcaagGAATAAACGAGAGGTAAATAACTTCAGAGATCGGTGGGACAGGccttattcaaatttcaaaattagcAATTGTCAGGGCAAATTAATTTCTGtacgatagatagatagaaaggGTAAGTAAAGGAACTAAAACTTACACTTCTTTTACGTAAGTGGTCAATGAAAGTTGGATGAGTGGCTACGTAATTTGGGTGAATTTGGTATGTAAAAGCAAatccaaaaagaaatttgagaaaatttggcaAATAAATGGTTAAATAGAAATTCGGGGGAAATTAggaatttccatttcattcagagcaaataatttattttttcgtggCAAATTGAAGGAAATAATGGAAATATGGAACTCGATTTTGTCGAGTTATTTACACAGAGGCCTCGAAAGAAATCCTTTTCCTGATCTGAGTTAATTATAAAACTTCTCATGGCAAGGATTGCAAAAGTTGATTTACCCTTATTCGCAGCCTGAAAGTGATGTAATTAAAGATATTCTTTACAGACATTCTTCTAGACaagatttgtttaaattttcttacagatcaaattcattgaatgttCCATTTTTCTACATATAATCTTTTAGATTATGGAAATTGttgtagaaaatttttatgactATAAACTTTATAATATAAAGTGAGGCTTCAGCGTATTATGCAAATAAAAAGTCTTCATATAGGGCATATCAAACATTTGTACGGCATTCATAATGTTTTACATAAGTAAAGCACGCAAACGCATACACGTAAGCTCCAGTCTACTGTATAAACATTATGAATGTCGTATAAATGGTTGATAGCGAGCATATGAAAGATTTTTATCTGCACAATCTcaaactcaaaaaaaatttcaaaatcgatcaaattcaCTTTATCAACTTTTCaagttttgattaatttttttttgtcacagagaattaacttttcaaattttcattgatttaccttttgtttttacacaaaaaaatactgCAACTTGTAGAATTATTTTGACTTTTctgcagttttttttgtataagtAAGGAACAGATCGTAAGTAATCGAGACATTGAAGATTATTTGCAATGTTCTGTGTCCGactactaaaaaaaatctgtagaaaaaacttaaaaaaatagaGTTTCTTGTgactgaaaaacaaaaaaattttctctaggaaaatcaattaaaattttaaaagttgaattttcgtTCATAATATACATTGTTTACAGGTTACCGTTTGAAAACAGATCTGCATAGTCATAAGacgaaacgaaacgaaacgaaagGCGAACATGTTGTACTGAATGTAGCTTTTGGAtagtttcaactttttaaattttcattgatttttatgAGAAAGTTTATGTTTGTcagacacaaaaaatttaatcttttttattaatttacttTCAGAACACACACgactcaaaattttgttttttttttattgaattttcttttgaccaGCTTATTACTTAACGTAATTTCTTTAGTGATACTGAGACAAAAGAAAGCATAGGTTACAACAACAGTGTCTCAACTTTTAGATACACATTCAACAGCTGATGTTTTTCTCGTTTGACCTGATGAGTCACGATCACATTCAGCCTCCTCCTTCATCGAATCCAGTCTTCGTTTTTTGGTTCTCCTGGAACACTGGTCAAACGGCTTCAGCTCTCGTTTCGGTGGAGGGGGTCTTaggacaaaaatattttggagcCATGCTTCATACTGTTTCTCGAAATGGTTCTTCcggaatttacttttttttttccaacgaAAGTCGTGATTCGTGATGAACTGATTAATTTGTCTTTTGTACGATTCAAATGACTCTTCGTCCAATTGGAACGATGTTTTTATGAACGCGTAAAACGCTTCCGTATTTTCGTTTATCAAAATATTACTTAAAACAGAATAGCGGATAACTGATGATGTGtccatttttatatggaactGATTATTTTTTGAGCGTACTGTGTACTTCGATTTAAATTCTATTAAAATGTAGTGAGTGTGTCGACTTACAGCAAAGACTGAATTTGCActtcaatttaaaaacgaaaattgtagATTCacatgtacattgtacagtAATTTGATTCTTTGTATTTACGATAGAATTTATCATTTATCCGTTCTATCATCACATAAATTAGCCACATACAATGAAAGTCGTGTGGTACACAGACCTTTCAAGATGAACTAACTACCCAATTGGTTTAAATCcagtagaaaaaaaagtcatgTGCTCACCTTACAATACGAAtacaaacatttcttttactcTCGTTACGTTTTATAGTCTGGTTGCATTTTGATTATATCTCGCAGgctttttgtgtacaaaatgaattttgtgattattatcatttttatataattaaattatatgTGGTATTCGATATTCGAAGATAGCTTGGCTCCAAAGCAGATCCAAGAAGTGAGTATTTGTGGGCATCCTACTTCCTCTAATTCTAGAAACGGAAGTAAAAAGACAACTTgatcccatttttttttctttcctgaAATCATATCGGGAGGTAAACTACCACATTTCCATCGATATTCAAGTTAGCAGTATCTTACTACCTGTAGTTCTAGAACTAGGAATGGGAAGACAACTTGATCCCAAAATTCTTTCTTCACGAAACCATTTTGGGAGgtgaataaaaacatttccattaatttgGAAGTTCATATCATCTTAGTTACTtgagttctagaactgggaatGGAAAGACAACttgatcccagaattctttcTTCACGAAACCATTTTAGGaggtaaataaaaacatttccataaatttgGAAGTTCATATCATCTTAGTTACTtgagttctagaactgggaatGGAAAGACAACttgatcccagaattctttcttcacgaaattattttatgaggTAAATAAAgacatttgaattaatttgcaaGTTCATAGCATCTTAGTTCCTtgagttctagaactgggaatGGGAAGACAACttgatcccagaattctttcTTCACGAAATCATTTTGGGAGGTGagtaacaaaatttccattaattttcaaGTTCATAGCATCTTAGTTCCTtgagttctagaactgggaatGGGAAGACAACctgatcccagaattctttcTTCACGAAATTATTTTAGGAGGTAAATAAAgacatttgaattaatttgcaaGTTCATAGCATCTTAGTTCCTTGaattctagaactgggaaTACTGATTCATTATTCCCAGTTGAAGTACTTGAGGAAGCATGCTTGTAtatacgcaaaaattaatgGATAAATGGTCACTTGACTCTAGTAATAGCTTTCCGAACAATTAGTTTGAGTATCAGATCGCTTTTCTATAGCTTCCAGTGCTTCCACAGAGATTGTCTATTTTCGCTTCTagaatttaggaaaaacgtgTCCTAACGTACTTATACCTTCCTAAATCTGTTAAACTTCGTTACTCATTGAGTAGAGACGACCTACCCTCACTTTATGTgattttaaaactgaaaaattgaataggAAAGTTTTCGATAGTCTAGGAACTTTTACTTCCTTTATCCCTGGGAACACAAATTTAACggaccaaaataaaaaaatacgaTTGTTCCCAATTCTGTTCTGAAGACATAGAACCCAAAATTATCGAGATACGTTACTTTTTGCCAGAGAAAAATGTTCCGCCCCGGAgccttacaaaaaaaaacactgtGCGACGAGTCAATTTAACCGACTCCTGATACACGTAATTAATGTAAGAATTTCTTTAAATGACTTAaaccacttatttatgaagaatggaTAACAGTTCCACTCATCCTAAAGGAACGGGCACTTGAAGatagataataaattgaaaatttcgtcgtagagttaccttgctgaaaacaaaatgtcgtaacagatacttgttgtgagACTGGTATGGCAAagtgtggtatcgttgtaaagcttagactgcaggctgatcaggcattattgttttgttacaaGATG
This region of Bradysia coprophila strain Holo2 chromosome IV, BU_Bcop_v1, whole genome shotgun sequence genomic DNA includes:
- the LOC119085811 gene encoding lipase 3-like; protein product: MYVKLFVLFLIYVSIGGSNTQNVTSDPDPILSIIKRDGYPAESYEVTTKDGYIISLHRIPPKMQTSKVVFLMHGMYVSAVDFLILGPYQNKALAYTLADAGYDVWLGNTRGNKFSKKHSTITPNDDEYWEFSWNEIGTFDLPAYIDHILVKTGQKSLHYVGHSQGTTVFFVMLSVFPEYNEKIRTFHGIGPVLKIKHPSPLAQFLANNADEIEEALTMFNIVEMPIGMSEAENGATMFCKDGTPFASLCGNLLFALVGKNRPQFNGTLLGPILKHTPAGMSYRQLNHYLQLINSKKFQFYDYKSEDNLMKYKSATPPEYETSNIKVKMQILYGTHDLLSTPQDVEDLIEYFGQHVIDVVKLNDWNHVDFVYGKEANKMVYQKIIEVMGKY
- the LOC119066669 gene encoding lipase 1-like, whose product is MIENSGYPAELHTVVTEDNYILGLHRIPTREPTPKVALLMHGLYCSAAEFIVTGRSSSLAYFLADNGFDVWLANSRGNEFSKDHKFLASNSTPYWNFSFHEMAKYDLPTVIDHILMTTNQSALHYVGHSQGTTVVMAMLSMLPQYNEKIITLHLMCPIVFLKHSGVFFRTVSSFADQIERAVESMETGEMFPGSPAFRKLLSFFCSKSSPSYQMCKDYVFATAGPTFQWNDDLFIDPKLFDHFPNSVSYKQLIHYGQIIKAGGTRFLQYDHKHLGNLEVYNQTTPPSYHLSNVAVRIHFLYGTNDFLASYFDVEGLMRKFKTSTVGIDKFFGWNHADFLIGKEVNTVNRKILGIMNQYNGVPTEGFVYN